A window from Gasterosteus aculeatus chromosome 14, fGasAcu3.hap1.1, whole genome shotgun sequence encodes these proteins:
- the opn4xa gene encoding opsin 4xa isoform X1, producing MDADHGFYRQVDVQAHAHYIVAFFVLVIGTVGVTGNALVMYAFFCNKKLRTPPNLFIMNLAVSDFLMAITQSPIFFVNSLYKGWIFGETGCKIYAFCGALFGITSMINLLAISLDRYIVITKPLQAIQWTSRRRTCLSIALVWLYSLAWSLAPLLGWSSYIPEGLMTSCTWDYVTSTPANKSYTLMLCCFVFFIPLGIISYCYLCMFLAIRQASRDVEKLGYQVRKSTLIQQQSIKTEWKLAKIAFVVIIVFVLSWSPYACVTLIAWAGYASILSPYSKAVPAVIAKASAIYNPFIYAIIHSKYRDTMAEHVPCLHFLAQAPRRKCISMSHSESSLRDLMLSRQSSVSKTKFHRVSSMSTTDTQVWSDVELDPMDQSHGVRSSHSLGALRDRESLAMQTKEKGSQSQEQIHIPERGPSNGSANAAAPRGGRTEESPESRDREEKREAGGGEHARRDTRQARREKDDEEVEEEEEEEEEEEEEEEEEPRVVAARPDSAGRAGRVHHAAIVAPDSRKEPLERSCCEERQSARSRQMELSPDLQTLEGSAQELEPVRRFLS from the exons ATGGATGCGGACCACGGATTCTATCGGCAGGTGGACGTCCAGGCCCACGCTCACTACATCGTCGCCTTCTTTGTCTTGGTGATTGGAACAGTGGGCGTTACTGGAAACGCTTTAGTCATGTACGCCTTCTTCTG CAACAAGAAGCTACGCACTCCCCCCAACCTTTTCATCATGAACCTGGCCGTCAGTGACTTCCTCATGGCAATCACCCAGTCGCCCATCTTCTTTGTTAACTCTCTTTACAAAGGCTGGATTTTTGGTGAAacag GCTGTAAAATATATGCCTTCTGTGGAGCTCTGTTTGGAATCACCTCCATGATAAACCTTCTGGCCATCTCTCTAGACCGCTACATTGTCATTACCAAGCCCCTGCAGGCCATCCAGTGGACCTCCAGGAGACGCACATGCCTCAGCATTGCCTTGGTCTGGCTGTACTCTCTGGCCTGGAGCCTCGCCCCCCTTTTGGGGTGGA gTTCGTACATACCAGAGGGCTTGATGACCTCATGCACATGGGACTATGTGACATCTACTCCTGCCAATAAAAGTTATACTTTGATGCTATGCTGCTTTGTATTCTTCATCCCTCTGGGCATTATATCCTATTGTTATCTGTGCATGTTCCTGGCAATCCGCCAGGCAAGCAG AGATGTGGAGAAGTTGGGGTACCAGGTGAGGAAGTCAACCCTGATCCAGCAGCAGTCCATCAAGACTGAATGGAAGCTGGCCAAGATCGCCTTTGTGGTCATCATagtgtttgtgctttcttgGTCGCCCTATGCATGTGTCACCCTCATCGCCTGGGCTGG ATATGCAAGCATCCTCAGTCCCTATTCCAAAGCTGTCCCCGCTGTTATAGCCAAGGCGTCGGCCATCTACAACCCTTTTATCTACGCCATCATTCACTCTAAGTACAG AGACACCATGGCAGAACACGTCCCCTGCCTGCACTTCCTGGCCCAGGCCCCGAGGAGGAAGTGCATATCCATGTCCCACAGCGAGTCGTCCCTCAGGGACCTGATGCTGAGCAGGCAGTCGTCGGTTTCCAAAACCAAGTTTCACAGAGTTTCCTCCATGTCCACGACAGACACG CAGGTTTGGAGTGACGTGGAGCTGGACCCAATGGATCAGAGCCATGGCGTGAGGTCCAGCCATTCCCTCGGTGCCCTGCGGGACAGAGAGTCGCTGGCTATGCAGACCAAGGAAAAGGGAAGCCAAAGCCAAGAACAG ATCCACATCCCAGAGCGAGGCCCGTCGAACGGGAGCGCGAACGCAgcggccccccggggggggagaACTGAGGAGAGCCCCGAGAGtcgggacagagaggagaaacgggaggcgggtggaggtgaACACGCGCGGAGGGACACGCGGCAGGCCCGGCGGGAGAAAGAcgacgaggaggtggaggaggaggaggaggaggaggaggaggaggaggaggaggaggaggaggagccgcggGTCGTCGCGGCCCGGCCGGACTCTGCGGGGCGCGCGGGGCGCGTGCACCACGCGGCCATCGTCGCGCCGGACTCGAGGAAGGAACCGCTGGAGCGCAGCTGTTGTGAGGAGAGACAAAGCGCACGGAGCAGGCAGATGGAACTGTCCCCGGATCTACAGACTCTGGAGGGTTCCGCTCAAGAGCTCGAGCCCGTGAGGAGATTTCTTAGCTAA
- the opn4xa gene encoding opsin 4xa isoform X2: protein MDADHGFYRQVDVQAHAHYIVAFFVLVIGTVGVTGNALVMYAFFCNKKLRTPPNLFIMNLAVSDFLMAITQSPIFFVNSLYKGWIFGETGCKIYAFCGALFGITSMINLLAISLDRYIVITKPLQAIQWTSRRRTCLSIALVWLYSLAWSLAPLLGWSSYIPEGLMTSCTWDYVTSTPANKSYTLMLCCFVFFIPLGIISYCYLCMFLAIRQASRDVEKLGYQVRKSTLIQQQSIKTEWKLAKIAFVVIIVFVLSWSPYACVTLIAWAGYASILSPYSKAVPAVIAKASAIYNPFIYAIIHSKYRDTMAEHVPCLHFLAQAPRRKCISMSHSESSLRDLMLSRQSSVSKTKFHRVSSMSTTDTVWSDVELDPMDQSHGVRSSHSLGALRDRESLAMQTKEKGSQSQEQIHIPERGPSNGSANAAAPRGGRTEESPESRDREEKREAGGGEHARRDTRQARREKDDEEVEEEEEEEEEEEEEEEEEPRVVAARPDSAGRAGRVHHAAIVAPDSRKEPLERSCCEERQSARSRQMELSPDLQTLEGSAQELEPVRRFLS from the exons ATGGATGCGGACCACGGATTCTATCGGCAGGTGGACGTCCAGGCCCACGCTCACTACATCGTCGCCTTCTTTGTCTTGGTGATTGGAACAGTGGGCGTTACTGGAAACGCTTTAGTCATGTACGCCTTCTTCTG CAACAAGAAGCTACGCACTCCCCCCAACCTTTTCATCATGAACCTGGCCGTCAGTGACTTCCTCATGGCAATCACCCAGTCGCCCATCTTCTTTGTTAACTCTCTTTACAAAGGCTGGATTTTTGGTGAAacag GCTGTAAAATATATGCCTTCTGTGGAGCTCTGTTTGGAATCACCTCCATGATAAACCTTCTGGCCATCTCTCTAGACCGCTACATTGTCATTACCAAGCCCCTGCAGGCCATCCAGTGGACCTCCAGGAGACGCACATGCCTCAGCATTGCCTTGGTCTGGCTGTACTCTCTGGCCTGGAGCCTCGCCCCCCTTTTGGGGTGGA gTTCGTACATACCAGAGGGCTTGATGACCTCATGCACATGGGACTATGTGACATCTACTCCTGCCAATAAAAGTTATACTTTGATGCTATGCTGCTTTGTATTCTTCATCCCTCTGGGCATTATATCCTATTGTTATCTGTGCATGTTCCTGGCAATCCGCCAGGCAAGCAG AGATGTGGAGAAGTTGGGGTACCAGGTGAGGAAGTCAACCCTGATCCAGCAGCAGTCCATCAAGACTGAATGGAAGCTGGCCAAGATCGCCTTTGTGGTCATCATagtgtttgtgctttcttgGTCGCCCTATGCATGTGTCACCCTCATCGCCTGGGCTGG ATATGCAAGCATCCTCAGTCCCTATTCCAAAGCTGTCCCCGCTGTTATAGCCAAGGCGTCGGCCATCTACAACCCTTTTATCTACGCCATCATTCACTCTAAGTACAG AGACACCATGGCAGAACACGTCCCCTGCCTGCACTTCCTGGCCCAGGCCCCGAGGAGGAAGTGCATATCCATGTCCCACAGCGAGTCGTCCCTCAGGGACCTGATGCTGAGCAGGCAGTCGTCGGTTTCCAAAACCAAGTTTCACAGAGTTTCCTCCATGTCCACGACAGACACG GTTTGGAGTGACGTGGAGCTGGACCCAATGGATCAGAGCCATGGCGTGAGGTCCAGCCATTCCCTCGGTGCCCTGCGGGACAGAGAGTCGCTGGCTATGCAGACCAAGGAAAAGGGAAGCCAAAGCCAAGAACAG ATCCACATCCCAGAGCGAGGCCCGTCGAACGGGAGCGCGAACGCAgcggccccccggggggggagaACTGAGGAGAGCCCCGAGAGtcgggacagagaggagaaacgggaggcgggtggaggtgaACACGCGCGGAGGGACACGCGGCAGGCCCGGCGGGAGAAAGAcgacgaggaggtggaggaggaggaggaggaggaggaggaggaggaggaggaggaggaggaggagccgcggGTCGTCGCGGCCCGGCCGGACTCTGCGGGGCGCGCGGGGCGCGTGCACCACGCGGCCATCGTCGCGCCGGACTCGAGGAAGGAACCGCTGGAGCGCAGCTGTTGTGAGGAGAGACAAAGCGCACGGAGCAGGCAGATGGAACTGTCCCCGGATCTACAGACTCTGGAGGGTTCCGCTCAAGAGCTCGAGCCCGTGAGGAGATTTCTTAGCTAA